The following proteins come from a genomic window of Methanosarcina sp. MTP4:
- a CDS encoding energy-coupling factor transporter ATPase — protein MIRIEDLSYNFPDGTRGLKKINLEIERGEFLGIVGRNGSGKSTLVRHLNGLLKPTEGKVYVKGMDTADPSKLLEIRQTVSMVFQNPYTQFVGTTLEEDVAFGPENLALSPEEIRERVDRALEVVGLENYKNHSPKTLSGGQSQCAAIASALAMKSECIVFDEISSMLDSRSREQVREILRKLRGKARTIVYVTHRLEEVLYADRILVMDRGQIVREGNPKTVFKAPELGEFGLELPPIVELLNSLEAGGLALEWARLASIENLAEDIWESRWKI, from the coding sequence ATGATCAGGATAGAGGATCTGAGCTACAACTTCCCTGATGGGACACGGGGCCTGAAGAAAATTAACCTCGAAATAGAAAGAGGGGAATTCCTGGGAATAGTTGGCAGGAACGGCTCGGGAAAGTCCACCCTTGTTCGGCACCTGAACGGGCTTTTGAAGCCGACGGAAGGGAAAGTATACGTAAAAGGAATGGACACGGCAGACCCTTCAAAGCTCCTCGAGATCCGGCAGACCGTGAGTATGGTCTTCCAGAACCCGTATACCCAGTTCGTGGGCACAACCCTGGAAGAAGACGTGGCTTTCGGGCCTGAGAACCTTGCCCTTTCCCCTGAAGAAATCCGAGAAAGGGTGGACAGGGCTCTTGAAGTGGTTGGGCTTGAGAATTACAAAAACCATTCCCCAAAAACCCTGAGCGGAGGGCAGAGCCAGTGTGCGGCTATCGCGTCGGCCCTTGCGATGAAATCCGAATGCATTGTTTTTGACGAAATAAGCTCCATGCTGGACTCAAGGTCCAGGGAACAGGTCCGGGAAATCCTCCGGAAACTGCGGGGAAAAGCCCGGACCATCGTGTATGTTACCCACAGGCTCGAAGAAGTCCTGTACGCCGACAGAATTCTCGTGATGGACCGGGGGCAAATAGTGCGGGAAGGAAATCCGAAAACCGTTTTCAAAGCCCCTGAACTCGGAGAATTCGGCCTGGAACTGCCCCCAATCGTGGAACTGCTGAACAGCCTGGAAGCAGGCGGACTTGCCCTGGAATGGGCCCGGCTGGCTTCAATCGAAAACCTTGCGGAGGATATATGGGAATCAAGGTGGAAAATCTGA
- the feoB gene encoding ferrous iron transport protein B yields MIKISSSSCSIRDKENKNSSYDMTLAFVGNPSVGKSVFFTRLTGVGVEVSNYPGTTVELVRGMVKGKGRTIEVVDLPGIYSLGTSNEDEKVAKEYLIQDEPDVIINILDSSRLARNLYLTLQLLELDIPMVIALNQVDLAEELGFRVDASKLSEMLGLPVVPTVATRGEGLDEVVLVAMEEAGKVQDHHRAEYSPWIRQALTGLDKAFPDSPPRVKMAALLNDAEFVELCCMPPEANALLSTGRRLRQNLELEHRISVPDTVARDIYGESGHIVDSVVSRFEPKKSLRDRVDGILTSPNFGIAVLISALLLTFLLVFRIGGFLEAWIVDDLFEPYIIEPVEAMTLGMSPLIRNLIIYSLRGVEAGIAIAIPYIAVFYIILSVFEDSGYLTRAAFLLDNVTHKLGLHGRAVIPLVLGFGCNVPAIMAVHSLGTRREKRIASLLISLVPCSARTVIILGLVGTFVGFWPAVSIYLMEVVIIAAMGLILARTLPGERSGFIMEMAPLRKPKLKSTLQKTWLKSREFVYIAFPLLLVGSAFLGILDALGLLTIFQDFVEPISVGLLGLPAFAATALVFGILRKEMALQILAVLAGTANFALVMTPLQMYQFAVITTIYVPCVATIAVLKHELGTKDTALIVTFTTFLALGIGVLIRMFGPAFL; encoded by the coding sequence GTGATCAAAATTTCATCCTCATCTTGCAGTATCCGTGACAAAGAAAATAAAAATTCTTCCTATGACATGACTCTGGCTTTCGTAGGCAACCCCAGTGTGGGAAAAAGTGTTTTTTTTACCCGGCTTACGGGAGTTGGTGTCGAGGTTTCGAATTATCCCGGCACAACGGTAGAGCTTGTCAGGGGTATGGTGAAAGGGAAAGGAAGGACGATAGAAGTGGTGGACCTGCCCGGGATTTATTCCCTGGGAACTTCAAATGAGGATGAAAAAGTAGCAAAAGAGTATTTGATCCAGGACGAGCCGGATGTGATTATCAACATCCTTGATTCAAGCCGGCTTGCGCGGAACCTTTACCTAACCTTGCAGCTGCTCGAACTCGACATACCCATGGTCATAGCCCTGAACCAGGTCGACCTTGCCGAAGAATTGGGATTCAGGGTTGATGCCTCCAAACTCTCGGAAATGCTCGGCCTGCCCGTGGTTCCCACGGTGGCAACCCGGGGAGAGGGGCTTGATGAGGTGGTGCTGGTGGCCATGGAGGAAGCAGGCAAGGTCCAGGACCATCACAGGGCCGAATACAGCCCATGGATCAGGCAGGCTCTAACAGGGCTTGACAAGGCTTTTCCGGACTCTCCGCCGAGGGTGAAGATGGCGGCGCTTTTGAATGATGCGGAGTTTGTCGAACTCTGCTGTATGCCTCCGGAGGCCAATGCTCTGCTGTCCACCGGCAGGAGGCTCAGGCAGAACCTTGAACTTGAACACAGGATCTCGGTCCCGGATACGGTTGCAAGGGATATTTACGGGGAGTCCGGGCATATTGTGGACAGCGTGGTCTCCAGGTTTGAGCCTAAAAAAAGTCTGAGGGACCGGGTTGACGGGATCCTTACCTCTCCAAACTTCGGGATTGCCGTGCTTATCTCGGCTTTGCTCCTTACTTTCCTCCTGGTCTTCAGGATCGGAGGTTTCCTGGAAGCCTGGATCGTAGACGATTTATTCGAACCTTACATTATCGAGCCCGTGGAAGCCATGACCCTGGGGATGTCTCCTCTTATCAGGAACCTCATCATCTACTCCCTGCGGGGTGTAGAGGCCGGGATTGCAATTGCCATCCCCTACATAGCGGTCTTTTACATTATCCTCTCCGTTTTCGAGGACTCCGGCTACCTTACCAGGGCAGCTTTCCTCCTGGACAACGTGACCCACAAACTGGGGCTGCATGGAAGGGCAGTTATCCCCCTTGTCCTTGGTTTTGGGTGCAACGTCCCCGCGATCATGGCGGTGCACTCTCTTGGGACCCGGAGGGAAAAGAGGATAGCTTCCCTTCTGATCTCCCTTGTGCCCTGTTCCGCGCGGACGGTGATTATCCTGGGGCTTGTTGGGACTTTTGTGGGCTTCTGGCCTGCGGTTTCAATTTACCTTATGGAGGTGGTTATCATTGCCGCCATGGGTTTGATCCTTGCAAGAACGCTCCCTGGAGAACGAAGCGGCTTTATCATGGAGATGGCTCCCCTCAGGAAACCCAAGCTTAAATCCACCCTCCAGAAGACCTGGCTTAAAAGCCGGGAGTTTGTCTACATTGCCTTCCCCTTGCTGCTTGTAGGCAGTGCCTTCCTGGGTATCCTAGATGCCCTGGGCCTGCTCACGATCTTCCAGGACTTTGTGGAACCCATTTCCGTAGGCCTTCTGGGCCTCCCGGCGTTTGCGGCAACAGCGCTGGTTTTCGGAATTCTCAGAAAAGAAATGGCTCTCCAGATCCTTGCCGTGCTTGCAGGCACCGCCAACTTTGCACTGGTGATGACCCCCCTCCAGATGTACCAGTTTGCGGTGATAACGACCATCTATGTGCCCTGCGTGGCCACGATAGCCGTTTTGAAGCATGAACTGGGAACAAAGGACACTGCGCTGATTGTGACTTTCACCACTTTCCTTGCCCTCGGGATCGGGGTCCTGATCCGGATGTTCGGACCTGCCTTCCTCTGA
- a CDS encoding biotin transporter BioY yields MERKNKEGSVAQSSELRKMVFASLFAAMTAAGAYIRIPLFISPVPVTLQTLFVFLAGSMLKSKWGTLCMLVYALLGIAGMPVFTGGASGPGVILGPTGGYIIGFILAAFVIGYLSEKSGKTDYLSNALYIGIGLVIVYAMGVAQLALVGKLDLLQAITLGVLPFIPGDLLKLAVAAHIASRHSI; encoded by the coding sequence ATGGAAAGGAAAAACAAAGAAGGAAGCGTTGCCCAATCCTCGGAACTTAGAAAAATGGTGTTTGCGTCTCTTTTCGCCGCAATGACAGCAGCCGGGGCATACATAAGGATCCCACTTTTCATATCCCCGGTGCCAGTTACCTTGCAGACCCTCTTTGTCTTCCTGGCAGGGAGCATGCTTAAGAGCAAATGGGGCACCCTCTGCATGCTGGTATACGCCCTGCTGGGGATTGCGGGGATGCCCGTCTTTACAGGCGGGGCTTCGGGACCAGGAGTAATCCTGGGGCCAACCGGAGGATATATAATAGGCTTCATACTTGCGGCATTTGTAATCGGGTACCTGAGTGAGAAGAGTGGAAAAACCGACTATCTCTCAAATGCCCTGTATATCGGCATAGGGCTCGTAATCGTCTATGCCATGGGGGTGGCCCAGCTGGCACTTGTCGGTAAACTGGACCTCCTGCAGGCAATAACCCTGGGGGTACTTCCATTCATCCCCGGAGACCTCCTGAAACTGGCAGTTGCGGCCCATATAGCATCCAGGCACAGTATATGA
- a CDS encoding metal-dependent transcriptional regulator produces MHTERLEEYLETILYLIMKNQGPAKTKQIADELNVAPPSVTEMIKKLSSMGFVEHIPYKGVELTYKGTEKAIKIKRKHQVLETFLADVLDLDRKVAHREACELEHAVSDHVLERLYEFLGSPEYCPDGHPINIDKCTLGEQERFIPLDEMKEGSSGTVARVTLPREAKERLNSLGILTGKEIEVRRKQKQGCISVIAVGSEIALGRDVAKKIFITPCGGSS; encoded by the coding sequence ATGCACACTGAACGATTGGAAGAATACCTCGAGACAATTTTATACCTCATAATGAAAAACCAGGGCCCGGCCAAGACCAAACAAATAGCCGACGAGCTCAACGTTGCTCCTCCAAGTGTGACGGAAATGATCAAGAAACTTTCCTCCATGGGGTTTGTGGAGCATATCCCTTACAAGGGTGTGGAACTGACCTATAAAGGGACTGAAAAGGCTATAAAAATCAAGCGGAAACACCAGGTGCTTGAGACTTTCCTTGCAGATGTCCTTGATTTAGACCGGAAGGTGGCTCACAGGGAAGCCTGTGAACTCGAACACGCGGTTTCGGATCACGTGCTTGAAAGGCTGTACGAATTCCTTGGCAGTCCCGAGTACTGCCCTGACGGGCATCCCATTAACATTGATAAATGCACCCTTGGGGAGCAGGAACGTTTCATTCCTCTTGACGAAATGAAAGAAGGGAGCTCCGGGACTGTTGCCCGGGTGACTCTTCCCAGGGAAGCAAAGGAACGTCTGAACTCCCTCGGGATCCTGACCGGAAAAGAAATTGAAGTCCGGCGCAAGCAGAAGCAGGGATGCATTTCGGTAATAGCCGTTGGGTCGGAAATTGCCCTGGGCAGGGATGTAGCCAAAAAAATTTTCATAACTCCTTGCGGCGGCAGCTCTTGA
- a CDS encoding N-acetyltransferase → MIRKARVNDVVEMKHIIYTYARQELMLARSLSELYENIRDFYVYEVDGQVAGCCALHVFWEDVAEIRALAINSNYTRQGIGTELVRACLKEAEVLGMKEVFTLTYVPEFFESLGFEIVDKNRLPRKVWVGCLNCPKFPDCDEISLIRPILS, encoded by the coding sequence GTGATCAGGAAAGCCCGGGTAAACGATGTCGTTGAGATGAAGCATATCATCTACACTTATGCGAGGCAGGAACTTATGCTCGCTCGCTCCCTGAGCGAACTTTACGAAAATATAAGGGATTTTTATGTCTATGAGGTAGACGGCCAGGTCGCAGGCTGCTGTGCACTTCATGTATTCTGGGAAGACGTGGCTGAGATTCGTGCTCTTGCCATAAACTCGAATTATACCAGGCAGGGGATTGGCACTGAACTTGTAAGGGCCTGCCTTAAGGAAGCAGAGGTACTTGGCATGAAGGAGGTCTTTACCCTAACCTATGTCCCTGAATTTTTCGAAAGCCTGGGCTTTGAGATTGTGGACAAAAACAGGCTCCCAAGGAAGGTCTGGGTCGGGTGCCTCAACTGCCCGAAATTCCCTGACTGTGATGAAATTTCCCTTATCAGACCGATACTATCTTAA
- a CDS encoding ATP-binding cassette domain-containing protein — protein MGIKVENLSYSYSGNRKGKPALENVSLEIEKGEFAVISGAAGAGKSTLIKHLNGIFLPQEGRVTVDGLDTRTREVRRKVGMLFQHSQNQLFEETVYREIAFGPSNFGILGEELEKRVYETLSLVHLDTGILDRPPFSLSGGEKRRVALAGILALRPAYLVLDEPTAGLDPEGRAKLLGRLQNIHRKGVGIVVVSHTLEEILPFAQKVISMEEGRIVFTGSPEEYLRAGYSPVPPLARLMKELNKKGANLRESIFTAEEALKELQKFRLEKPERDRGISEKGAEEKGAEEKRIEEKEAQDNA, from the coding sequence ATGGGAATCAAGGTGGAAAATCTGAGCTATTCCTATTCCGGAAACCGGAAAGGAAAGCCTGCCCTGGAAAATGTCTCCCTGGAGATTGAAAAAGGGGAATTTGCCGTCATCTCCGGAGCCGCCGGAGCCGGGAAATCTACACTCATCAAACATTTAAATGGGATTTTCCTCCCCCAGGAAGGCAGGGTGACCGTGGACGGCCTGGACACCCGGACCCGGGAAGTGCGCAGAAAGGTAGGCATGCTTTTCCAGCATTCCCAGAACCAGCTCTTCGAGGAAACCGTATACAGGGAAATTGCCTTCGGACCTTCTAACTTCGGGATCCTGGGAGAAGAACTTGAAAAAAGGGTGTATGAGACCCTGTCCCTCGTACACCTCGATACCGGAATCCTGGACCGCCCCCCATTCAGCCTGAGCGGGGGAGAGAAACGCCGGGTTGCGCTTGCGGGAATCCTGGCGCTTCGCCCGGCCTACCTGGTGCTGGACGAACCCACTGCGGGCCTGGATCCCGAAGGCAGGGCCAAACTGCTCGGAAGGCTTCAAAATATCCATCGAAAAGGAGTAGGAATCGTCGTTGTGTCCCACACCCTGGAAGAAATCCTGCCCTTCGCCCAGAAGGTCATTTCGATGGAAGAGGGCAGGATCGTGTTTACAGGCAGCCCGGAAGAATACCTAAGGGCAGGGTATTCCCCGGTGCCTCCGCTTGCCAGGCTGATGAAAGAGCTGAATAAGAAGGGAGCCAACCTCAGGGAGAGCATCTTTACGGCAGAGGAGGCCTTGAAAGAGCTTCAAAAGTTCAGGCTGGAAAAGCCGGAGAGAGATCGGGGAATATCAGAGAAGGGAGCAGAGGAGAAGGGAGCAGAGGAGAAGAGAATAGAGGAGAAGGAGGCGCAGGACAATGCCTGA